A single Lolium perenne isolate Kyuss_39 chromosome 6, Kyuss_2.0, whole genome shotgun sequence DNA region contains:
- the LOC127307045 gene encoding inositol phosphorylceramide glucuronosyltransferase 1, protein MFSSSNRIRSQRDPPVDARACSSRGNRRRPWTSSSQRPTKIPSTAQHSALRRKRHELLRVTVATRSPSAASLPGEPVRPAMRPRLGLWVALLAAAALLAVGGGGGVAAAEEAYVTLLYGDEFVLGVRVLGKSIRDTGTRRDLVALVSDGVSEYSRKLLEADGFMVKHITLLANPNQVRPTRFWGVYTKLKIFNMTAYRKVVYLDADTIVVKSIEDLFNCGKFCANLKHSERMNSGVMVVEPSETLFNDMMDKVDSLPSYTGGDQGFLNSYYADFANSRVYEPNKPLIPEPETQRLSTLYNADVGLYMLANKWMVDEKELRVIHYTLGPLKPWDWWTAWLVKPVVIWQNARQNLEESLPGTGGGKNPHDQLVIKILFILPFCMLLCGYYGSCFQTNKELLSISTLCDFAQQARYKLKSEEALPSYSTVGVTSSSFGVSNQKLSNGAYLKFPPYFGAITVLVCFICASVSLVFAFIIIPRQVMPWTGLLLMFEWTFMAFFLLFGSYLRFVYKWGSCSANNVGYSSLDSSENHTGTGHQWSTSDCDRASAFYWMGIAAISTIALLSPTVFGITAIFAKLGLMVAGGVVLASFMTYTSEHLAMSAFVKGQRDRSKRPER, encoded by the exons ATGTTCTCTTCCTCGAACCGCATTCGCAGCCAACGAGATCCACCTGTCGACGCACGCGCTTGCTCAAGTCGTGGTAATCGCCGCCGGCCTTGGACTTCATCCAGCCAACGGCCCACCAAGATTCCAAGCACCGCACAGCACAGCGCTCTCCGACGGAAAAGGCACGAGCTTCTCCGGGTAACCGTCGCTACTCGTTCCCCCTCCGCCGCGTCTCTCCCTGGGGAGCCGGTTCGGCCCGCGATGCGGCCCAGGCTGGGGCTCTGGGTAGCGCTCCTCGCCGCGGCGGCCCTGCTGgccgttggcggcggcggcggggtggcGGCCGCGGAGGAGGCGTACGTGACGCTGCTCTACGGGGACGAGTTCGTCCTCGGCGTGCGCGTCCTCGGGAAGTCCATCCGCGACACCGGCACCCGCCGCGACCTCGTCGCGCTCGTCTCCGATGGCGTCTCCGAGTACTCGCGGAAGCTCCTCGAG GCTGATGGGTTTATGGTCAAGCATATAACATTGCTGGCTAATCCTAatcaagtgagaccaacaaggttTTGGGGTGTGTATACCAAATTAAAAATATTCAACATGACTGCTTACAGAAAAG TTGTTTATCTCGACGCAGACACCATTGTGGTGAAAAGTATTGAAGATCTTTTCAACTGTGGAAAGTTCTGTGCAAACTTGAAACATTCTGAGAGAATGAACTCTGGAGTAATGGTTGTTGAGCCATCTGAAACTCTTTTCAATGATATGATGGACAAGGTTGACAGCTTACCTTCCTACACGGGAG GGGATCAAGGCTTTCTCAATTCGTATTATGCCGATTTTGCCAATTCCCGTGTTTATGAACCCAATAAACCTTTAATACCTGAACCTGAAACGCAACGCCTTTCCACATTGTATAATGCTGATGTTGGTCTTTATATGCTTGCCAATAAG TGGATGGTTGATGAGAAAGAACTCAGAGTTATTCACTACACTCTTGGGCCTCTTAAGCCTTGGGACTGGTGGACAGCCTGGCTTGTTAAACCTGTTGTTATATGGCAG AACGCTAGGCAAAATCTTGAAGAATCTCTTCCTGGAACTGGTGGAGGGAAAAACCCACATGATCAGCTGGTGATCAAAATTCTTTTCATTCTTCCCTTTTGCATGCTGCTGTGTGGTTATTATGGATCATGCTTTCAG ACTAATAAGGAACTGTTGAGTATAAGTACTTTGTGTGATTTTGCTCAACAAGCACGCTACAAGTTGAAGTCTGAAGAGGCACTTCCATCCTATTCAACAGTTGGAGTTACTTCATCTTCCTTCGGTGTATCAAATCAAAAG TTATCTAATGGAGCATATCTGAAGTTTCCTCCTTATTTCGGTGCAATCACTGTGCTGGTCTGTTTCATTTGTGCATCAGTATCTCTTGTGTTTGCCTTTATTATAATTCCACGGCAAGTGATGCCATGGACGGGTTTGCTGCTGATGTTCGAGTGGACCTTCATGGCGTTCTTTTTGTTGTTTGGGAGTTACCTTCGTTTTGTATACAAATGGGGAAGTTGCAGTGCAAATAATGTTGGCTATAGCAGTTTGGATTCATCAGAGAATCATACTGGCACAG GCCATCAGTGGAGTACATCTGACTGTGACAGAGCTTCGGCATTCTACTGGATGGGGATAGCTGCCATATCTACTATAGCACTATTATCACCAACTGTCTTCGGCATAACTGCTATTTTTGCAAA GCTTGGATTGATGGTAGCGGGTGGTGTGGTGCTGGCGTCGTTTATGACATACACTTCGGAGCATCTAGCTATGTCGGCCTTTGTCAAGGGTCAGAGAGATAGATCGAAACGCCCTGAGAGGTAG